One genomic segment of Naumovozyma castellii chromosome 7, complete genome includes these proteins:
- the KSH1 gene encoding Ksh1p (ancestral locus Anc_2.291) translates to MSALFNFSSLLQVILLLICSCTYVHTQWPSLLDRYKDHEALGAFWKMARIGERASPYVSLACIIMAINQFNS, encoded by the coding sequence ATGTCTGctttattcaatttcagttCCTTGTTACAAGTCATATTGCTGCTGATTTGTTCATGCACATACGTCCATACACAATGGCCATCCCTTTTGGATCGTTATAAGGACCACGAAGCATTGGGTGCATTCTGGAAAATGGCCCGTATTGGTGAGAGAGCAAGCCCCTACGTTAGTTTGGCTTGCATTATCATGGCTATAAATCAATTCAACAGTTGA
- the SAM50 gene encoding SAM complex subunit SAM50 (ancestral locus Anc_2.304), which yields MGQLEETAAQQQQLQLQQQQQDHIETILRENENIPIKIASVNITGAQDINPQTLQSHLDATIFKAKTLRELSGRTETLNRKLVQNGLVKDIRQGFDSLGIVDNEVTGSALNLVSHLQIVPINKFLAKTGTNVGNGEGDGYLEFQLRNPLGNGELFRFNVMKGTKIQSSYLFQASSLLTPFWNMNLDLFKNVTEPARNLPLELGVVGGKFAIRSGFIQSDSRWNYEFFTQSMLRSCTNTSLSASDSVLFQTGDDFKRTLGSTIIWDSRDSQIAPNRGQSLKWFNELSVGRYWKNQLELSHLKSWFDNDFVTMSCNFKTGYIHSLSSQSVHISDKFQSGGPNDIRSFQSMGLGPKDHMNSIGGDAFVSYGVSVFSRLPIEKWSASNFRLHGFINGGNLIDHNGQALTDCLAALSRQHSTSAGVGIILRHPMARFELNFSVPLTMHSGDDVRKGLQFGVGLSFL from the coding sequence ATGGGTCAATTGGAGGAAACAGCAGCTCAGCAGCAACAACTACAACtgcaacagcagcagcaggACCACATCGAAACAATCCTTCGAGAAAATGAGAACATACCCATCAAGATCGCATCGGTAAACATAACAGGCGCCCAAGACATAAATCCACAGACACTGCAGTCGCATCTGGATGCCACGATCTTCAAGGCAAAGACGTTGCGTGAGTTGTCCGGACGAACAGAAACACTGAATAGGAAATTGGTCCAGAATGGGCTGGTGAAAGATATTCGCCAGGGGTTTGACTCATTGGGGATAGTAGACAACGAAGTCACAGGATCCGCCCTTAATCTGGTCTCCCACTTGCAGATAGTACCTATCAACAAGTTTCTGGCAAAGACCGGTACCAACGTCGGCAATGGAGAGGGTGACGGTTATCTGGAGTTCCAGCTGAGGAATCCCCTGGGCAATGGAGAGTTGTTCCGTTTCAATGTCATGAAGGGCACCAAGATCCAGTCGTCGTACTTGTTCCAGGCCTCGAGTCTGCTAACCCCGTTCTGGAACATGAACCTGGACCTGTTTAAGAACGTTACCGAGCCTGCCAGGAATCTGCCGCTGGAGCTGGGTGTTGTCGGTGGCAAGTTTGCCATACGAAGTGGATTCATCCAGAGCGATAGCCGCTGGAACTACGAATTTTTCACTCAGAGTATGCTACGATCGTGCACTAATACCTCTCTGAGTGCGTCAGACTCCGTATTATTCCAGACAGGCGACGACTTCAAGAGGACCCTGGGGAGCACTATCATCTGGGATTCCAGAGACAGCCAAATTGCGCCCAATCGAGGACAGTCCCTCAAGTGGTTTAATGAGCTGTCGGTAGGGAGGTACTGGAAGAACCAGCTGGAATTATCTCATCTTAAGAGTTGGTTTGACAATGACTTTGTTACGATGAGTTGTAATTTCAAGACCGGATACATACATAGTTTATCCAGTCAGTCGGTCCATATCAGTGACAAGTTCCAGAGCGGTGGACCCAACGACATCCGAAGTTTCCAATCTATGGGGCTGGGCCCCAAGGATCACATGAACTCCATCGGTGGTGATGCGTTTGTGTCGTACGGTGTCAGCGTATTTTCACGCCTGCCCATCGAGAAGTGGTCGGCTTCGAACTTCAGATTGCATGGGTTTATTAACGGGGGGAACCTAATCGATCATAACGGACAGGCGTTGACTGACTGTCTTGCAGCTTTATCGAGGCAGCATTCTACTTCTGCGGGTGTTGGTATCATCTTGAGGCACCCGATGGCTAGGTTTGAGCTAAATTTCTCAGTTCCCTTGACGATGCATTCGGGAGATGATGTCCGCAAGGGCCTTCAATTTGGGGTGGGTCTCTCATTCTTGTAA
- the TRM12 gene encoding tRNA(Phe) (4-demethylwyosine(37)-C(7)) aminocarboxypropyltransferase (ancestral locus Anc_2.302) — protein MRALEIVLPADEAQLIKPIKTALETNKNFIKPIHRDNNGNIIIRTNVTTIPEYLTTFHIGNTTREYEFESETISEHELLRFTRKWFETRAGRDVHESTISDLINHTPFKYSKYPPLLLFNNSKERTFRHDIWSLVPQDVKNAYFNDVLSHLDDDENDPEHSLKFLGINKPILETDVMRQPKNIDILYSKIPSSQDSDDIWCSLKQNGIWQVWNPLYTMFSRGNIKEKKRVLDMFKATTADMDVVDLYCGIGYFSFSYLMNNARNVFGFDLNKWSIEGLNRGLILNKFEQDKCHFFNTDNEKSIELLKEFRDEKLGGDRLKIRHINLGLLPSSKQGWPIALKIIQNHNNSEIVPIVSLHIHENVHIDQIEDGSFVRDVVLPDLYDLESAFQYKFTHLEKIKTFAPDVWHVCIDIDVICG, from the coding sequence ATGAGAGCACTGGAAATTGTTTTGCCTGCTGATGAGGCACAATTGATCAAGCCAATTAAGACTGCATTGGAgacaaataaaaatttcattaaaccAATTCACAGAGACAATAATggcaatattattatcagaaCTAACGTGACAACTATACCTGAATATTTGACTACATTCCATATTGGAAACACCACCAGAGAATACGAATTTGAATCAGAAACTATTTCCGAGCATGAATTGCTACGATTCACAAGAAAATGGTTTGAAACTCGAGCGGGAAGAGATGTGCATGAATCGACAATTTCTGACTTAATTAATCATACTCCTTTCAAATACTCGAAATATCCGCCACTGCTGTTGTTCAATAACTCGAAGGAAAGAACATTTAGACATGACATTTGGAGTCTAGTACCTCAGGACGTAAAGAATGCATATTTTAATGATGTGCTATCTCATTTGGATGACGACGAGAATGATCCCGAACACTCGCTGAAATTCCTGGGTATTAATAAACCAATCTTGGAGACTGATGTTATGAGGCAGCCTAAAAATATCGACATTCTATATTCTAAGATACCATCTTCCCAAGATAGTGATGATATTTGGTGTAGCTTAAAACAAAATGGGATATGGCAGGTTTGGAACCCATTATACACAATGTTTAGCCGTGGtaatattaaagaaaagaagagagTATTAGATATGTTTAAGGCTACAACTGCTGATATGGATGTTGTTGATCTTTATTGTGGTATTGGATATTTCAGTTTCAGTTACTTAATGAACAATGCCAGAAATGTCTTTggatttgatttgaataaatggAGTATTGAAGGCTTGAATAGAGGTCTAATCctaaataaatttgaacAAGATAAGTgtcatttttttaatacCGATAATGAGAAAAGTATTGAATTACTTAAAGAGTTCAGAGATGAGAAATTAGGAGGTGACCGTTTAAAGATACGACATATTAATTTGGGGTTATTACCTAGCAGTAAACAAGGTTGGCCCATCGCACTGAagataattcaaaatcataataatagtGAAATTGTTCCGATCGTAAGTTTACATATCCATGAAAACGTTCATATCGACCAAATTGAGGATGGAAGCTTTGTTCGGGATGTGGTGCTTCCAGATCTGTATGATTTGGAGTCAGCATTCCAATATAAGTTTACTCATttagaaaagattaaaacATTTGCTCCAGATGTATGGCATGTTTGTATTGATATAGATGTAATATGTGGGTAG
- the EFM6 gene encoding putative protein-lysine N-methyltransferase (ancestral locus Anc_2.289) — protein sequence MDGIFGDFEGLVVPRPVEHLGNSDLSFGGKLRSPLKIHEDGGESGCGGKVWIAGELLCDFILEKSGTEDLLNKWPHDGERRFRNVLELGSGTGLVGLCVGLLEKNRFHKNIGVHITDIDQLVPLMQRNIELNGVSKEVVAEGLWWGEPLLESFAPSTVDNLPKTNVVDLILAADCVYLEDAFPLLERTLLDLTESETPPVILMSYRKRRKADKHFFNKIKKNFDVIEVKDFTKYEMYLKMRTHLFQLARRF from the coding sequence ATGGACGGCATATTTGGTGATTTTGAAGGCTTGGTGGTACCGAGACCTGTAGAACATTTGGGGAACTCGGACCTTTCCTTTGGTGGGAAGTTGAGATCGCCGTTGAAGATCCACGAGGACGGTGGAGAGAGTGGGTGTGGTGGGAAGGTTTGGATCGCCGGTGAGCTGCTTTGTGACTTCATCCTGGAGAAGTCTGGCACTGAAGACCTACTGAACAAGTGGCCTCACGATGGAGAAAGACGTTTTAGAAACGTCCTGGAATTGGGGAGTGGGACAGGCCTCGTCGGACTGTGCGTGGGACTGCTAGAGAAGAATAGGTTCCATAAGAATATTGGCGTGCACATCACCGACATTGACCAGCTGGTGCCACTGATGCAAAGGAACATTGAGCTTAACGGTGTTTCCAAGGAAGTGGTTGCTGAGGGACTGTGGTGGGGTGAGCCCTTACTGGAGAGTTTTGCACCTTCCACAGTGGACAACCTGCCCAAGACCAATGTGGTAGATCTCATTCTTGCCGCCGATTGTGTCTACTTGGAGGACGCCTTCCCTCTTCTGGAAAGGACGTTGTTGGACCTGACAGAGTCAGAGACACCACCTGTCATCTTGATGTCGTATAGAAAGCGTCGAAAGGCCGACAAGCACTTCTTCAAcaagatcaagaagaacTTCGATGTTATCGAGGTGAAAGATTTTACCAAGTATGAGATGTACTTGAAGATGCGAACTCATCTGTTCCAGCTTGCCAGGAGATTTTAG
- the KTR5 gene encoding putative mannosyltransferase (ancestral locus Anc_2.300): protein MLTRIKRFPLHLVRYLVAECNGMVLMMLLALIITIIVVITSSAGDTYDPKLRIIPYSSQNLDSQLDSVFVQGCADPMVSLEKGGERMNATFVMLTRNEELKSVVNTIKSIESHFNQWFHYPYVFLNNEPFTEEFQTEVSRWITTDDVEFGTLNEIEWEFPQEVTERPEFQQFIHDQGDRGILYGNMESYHRMCRFYSGIFYKHPLLQKREWYWRLEPDVEFFCDLTYDPFREMSEKGKRYGFTVFIPELYWTVPNLCRSVKSFIREKKVEVKSVWKLFTTNYNVMDPEQTPEELNQWINFEEQVEGKILEKVGIDFLLENEEHDNEKSWKLLIDKAKSKKPLVEDKFDNEEYNLCHFWSNFEIARIDTFDNEIYNSFFQYLESSGGFWKERWGDAPVHSFGLSLVLNLDEVHYFRDIGYRHSQVYHCPKNSRNQLPYKQGDNDIYKRKRRTSYDSEWDNGTGCRCKCPDNKRELEDTTHHCFDLWLELTHELDNRKLVNFKSLETQIKHDFINQLKEMDQQAVESQT from the coding sequence ATGCTAACCAGAATAAAGAGGTTCCCACTACACCTCGTGCGCTACCTCGTTGCCGAATGCAACGGGATGGTCCTCATGATGCTGCTCGCCCTGATCATAACCATCATCGTAGTCATCACCTCATCTGCAGGTGACACATACGATCCAAAACTTCGTATCATTCCCTACTCCTCACAGAATCTCGACTCTCAACTAGATTCAGTTTTTGTGCAAGGTTGTGCGGACCCCATGGTGTCCCTGGAGAAAGGTGGTGAGAGAATGAATGCCACTTTTGTCATGTTGACGAGGAACGAAGAGTTGAAATCTGTGGTCAACACGATTAAATCTATAGAATCGCATTTTAACCAATGGTTCCACTACCCATACGTGTTTCTCAATAACGAACCCTTTACGGAGGAGTTCCAAACGGAAGTATCTCGTTGGATTACCACGGATGATGTAGAGTTTGGCACGTTGAATGAAATCGAATGGGAGTTCCCGCAGGAGGTCACGGAGAGACCGGAATTCCAACAGTTCATCCATGATCAGGGAGATCGTGGGATTCTGTACGGGAACATGGAATCGTATCATCGAATGTGTAGGTTCTACTCGGGGATCTTTTATAAACATCCACTTTTGCAAAAGAGAGAATGGTACTGGAGATTGGAACCCGATGTGGAATTCTTTTGCGATTTGACTTATGACCCGTTTAGGGAGATGAGTGAGAAGGGGAAACGGTATGGGTTCACTGTGTTTATACCGGAATTGTATTGGACTGTACCCAATTTGTGTAGATCTGTTAAATCTTTTATCAGAGAGAAGAAAGTTGAGGTAAAATCTGTGTGGAAATTGTTTACCACAAATTATAATGTGATGGATCCAGAACAGACACCGGAAGAATTGAATCAATGgataaattttgaagaacagGTGGAGGGCAAGATATTAGAAAAAGTGGGGATCGATTTTTTGCTGGAGAATGAAGAACATGACAATGAAAAAAGTTGGAAATTGTTAATTGATAAAGCTAAATCCAAGAAACCCCTAGTGGAGgataaatttgataatgaagaatataatcTTTGTCATTTTTGgtccaattttgaaattgctAGAATTGACACCTTTGACAATGAGATTTATAATAgttttttccaatatttggaatcatCGGGGGgattttggaaagaaagatGGGGGGATGCTCCTGTTCATTCATTTGGACTTTCCCTGGTGTTGAATTTAGATGAAGTTCATTATTTTAGAGATATTGGTTATAGACATTCACAAGTGTATCATTGTCCCaagaattcaagaaacCAATTGCCCTATAAGCAAGGTGATAACGATATTTATAAAcggaaaagaagaacatcTTATGATTCGGAATGGGATAATGGCACTGGATGCAGATGTAAATGTCCCGATAATAAGagagaattggaagatacCACCCACCATTGCTTTGATTTATGGTTAGAATTAACCCATGAATTAGATAACAGAAAACTggtcaatttcaaaagtttaGAAACTCAAATTAAACATGATTTtataaatcaattgaagGAGATGGACCAGCAAGCCGTGGAATCACAAACATAA
- the CRZ1 gene encoding DNA-binding transcription factor CRZ1 (ancestral locus Anc_2.303), whose protein sequence is MSGSNASTNNLDLDLNFDFKLDTDMNSNTTRPNEQEQQQQQQPSSSVSQIKHESSSTMSPRDANIFEQYLLNNQIANSIINNTNNITRKQSATTDRTNKYESPSSESNSNSPSFLQNPIFKLENNDINMNILQSELSNPPVQQTRLSISSNAPTQYLSPTSTDRPTLNDTSLSSPYTSPYVKNANLAVSPTISYLSPADLSNNNTSLTDVEGDNDDLLSIYSNNSSNFMLPLNDEGLKYISNLDDMDLIINGGSYNDELNQFYESLNPVKQEDGQNFNFEPQTITSNTQQQPVPLINTPIISIQEFQENFNSTNNQQQQQFISSPINDDDNNNLLNPFVIEEANDTQRNDDIITARKARRKSRSGTSSRRSSSVHHHHNHNHHGHHHTPEEKARSISENREKLLEMADLSTATHSDDDEESNESENVVIEKSPRKARRKSSQTTGRSGSGAYACELCDKTFTRPYNLKSHLRTHTNEKPFVCNICGKAFARQHDRKRHEDLHTGKKRYVCGGVLKNGTPWGCHKKFARSDALGRHFKTDSGRKCIAPLYEEAQLEKAMNGDHTEIDVGLGI, encoded by the coding sequence ATGAGCGGTTCTAACGCAAGCACAAACAATTTGGATCTGGATCTAAACTTTGACTTCAAACTGGATACAGATATGAACAGTAACACTACACGCCCGAACGagcaagaacaacaacaacaacagcaaccTTCCTCATCTGTCTCTCAGATAAAGCACGAGTCATCCTCAACCATGTCTCCCCGCGACgcaaatatttttgaacaATACTTATTGAATAACCAAATTGCAAACTCCATAATCAATAACACCAACAATATTACGCGAAAGCAATCTGCTACCACGGACAGAACTAACAAATATGAATCGCCATCTAGCGAATCCAACTCAAATTCACCCTCCTTCTTACAAAATCCTATctttaaattggaaaataacGATATCAATATGAATATCTTACAATCTGAATTATCAAACCCACCAGTACAACAAACAAGACTATCGATATCAAGTAACGCACCCACACAATACCTCTCACCAACAAGTACGGATCGACCCACATTGAATGACACCAGCTTGTCATCACCATACACTTCACCATACGTCAAGAACGCGAATTTGGCTGTCTCTCCCACGATATCATACTTGTCACCCGCGGATTtaagtaataataatacatcCTTGACGGACGTCGAGGGAGATAATGACGATCTATTAAGTATATATTCCAATAACAGCTCCAACTTCATGCTCCCATTGAACGATGAAggtttgaaatatatctCCAATCTGGATGATATGGACCTTATCATCAATGGAGGCTCATACAATGACGAATTGAACCAATTTTATGAATCTTTGAATCCGGTAAAACAGGAAGATGGAcagaatttcaattttgaaCCCCAGACTATCACGTCAAACACACAGCAACAACCGGTACCACTGATAAATACTCCAATTATTTCCATTCAGGAgtttcaagaaaattttaataGTACCAACAaccaacagcaacaacagtTCATATCGTCACCTATTAACGACGACgacaacaacaacctcTTGAACCCATTTGTAATAGAAGAAGCAAACGATACGCAAAGGAATGACGATATAATAACCGCAAGAAAGGCAAGAAGGAAAAGTAGAAGTGGAACCAGCTCCCGTAGATCTTCCTCGGTGCACCACCATCACAACCATAATCACCATGGTCATCATCACACACCAGAGGAGAAGGCACGATCCATAAGTGAGAATAGAGAGAAACTACTAGAAATGGCGGATCTCTCCACAGCGACACATTCAGATGACGATGAGGAAAGTAATGAATCTGAAAATGTTGTAATAGAGAAAAGTCCTAGGAaagcaagaagaaaaagcTCTCAGACTACCGGTCGATCAGGTTCTGGTGCATATGCTTGCGAGTTATGTGATAAGACGTTTACGAGGCCttataatttgaaatctcATTTAAGAACACATACTAATGAGAAACCATTTGTTTGTAATATTTGCGGGAAGGCATTCGCAAGACAACATGATAGGAAACGTCATGAGGATCTTCATACGggaaagaaaagatatgTGTGTGGAGGGGTTTTAAAGAATGGGACGCCCTGGGGGTGTCACAAGAAATTTGCTCGTAGTGATGCCCTGGGGAGACATTTCAAGACTGATTCCGGTAGAAAATGTATTGCCCCCTTGTATGAAGAGGCTCAATTAGAAAAGGCAATGAATGGCGATCATACGGAAATTGACGTGGGTCTCGGAATATGA
- the FAP1 gene encoding Fap1p (ancestral locus Anc_2.288) translates to MGKDHISTGDEPDPKSLVLELSDDDSNGESGNSDSSEYESDFAGMDDDAMHYYERAIQEIAKGDSYVCMICTVEMDYTCQMYACKQCYRVFDYECIREWALKSTEKTVDRIWKCPNCYHVNKKVPPKNRPTCWCGKVVNPEPNPLNPNSCGQTCNAHTCVHGCSKICHLGPHPECTRIITIKCRCGKHTKDISCYQSSLLRGKDKFQCDEPCGLPLACGLHRCQKKCHSGLCGICPEILNTKEYLDAHIRCYCGSQDRDTIKCRDVHVPLSASLSQNLKGEKWVGVFKCDNIRNVDYKCHEHSFVEQCIAPPTIDGTKPCPFSPKLLKTCPCGKTPLKELVESRKKCTDPIPTCDSRCGKPLKCGRHTCPFICHVGPCMDPCLQIDKKKCSCNQQSFLVPCQFHQDPQCTTKCESLMSCRRHRCTERCCAGRPRAEARKKRLFRSQDLMDESLVEPQHICLKECNLMLSCGKHKCQRKCHPGKCPPCLESDSNDLVCPCGRTIIEAPVRCGTKLPPCPYPCIKVVRGEYPCGHTPMPHTCHPLNEPCPPCTASVFKPCKCGKVDKVRTLCFQNDVSCGKICGLPLENCNHTCQKRCHLLGECQKTCKQICKKKRINCEHTCLKPCHGKTDCPDIPCSVSIKITCECGRKETYVTCGATSTIPSAATKTHIECDEECELLERHRQLKEAFGIVDSNRSTSLEVEKLKDLAKVATTFEELQLPYNETTLSIYAKQEKWCDQIEEILNKLMDDKARPSLHFKPMRPPQRHFIQEFAKSFNLYAEAQDREPKRSVFVKKEEDGSSSKPIISLHDALPLYQTFKELEKERKLKEFEARTTTRLINVEAPQEDNVYHAKYSGFLIKKISPGTTVEDLQRIFGQFLTSTLIVNPQYLIIQDGKDALIYPENYQEMSAGVERDLETLVGHFDFISKENFIADGVELCDVEVAMLGERLETPILEE, encoded by the coding sequence ATGGGTAAAGATCATATAAGTACGGGAGATGAACCTGACCCAAAATCTCTGGTTTTAGAGCTGTCCGACGATGACTCCAATGGCGAAAGTGGTAATTCGGATAGTTCTGAATATGAATCCGATTTTGCTGGGATGGATGACGATGCTATGCATTACTATGAAAGAGccattcaagaaattgcCAAAGGTGATTCTTATGTGTGTATGATTTGCACGGTTGAGATGGATTACACGTGCCAAATGTATGCTTGTAAGCAATGTTATAGGGTCTTCGACTATGAATGTATCCGTGAATGGGCTTTGAAATCCACTGAAAAAACTGTAGATAGAATATGGAAGTGTCCAAATTGTTACCATGTCAATAAGAAGGTGCCTCCAAAAAATAGGCCTACGTGCTGGTGTGGAAAAGTTGTGAACCCTGAACCAAACCCTTTGAATCCAAATTCGTGTGGTCAGACCTGTAACGCTCATACATGTGTGCATGGTTGTTCCAAGATTTGTCATTTGGGACCACATCCTGAGTGTACCAGGATCATAACTATAAAATGTCGATGTGGAAAGCACACAAAAGATATTTCATGTTACCAATCAAGCTTGCTGAGGGGTAAGGACAAATTTCAATGTGACGAACCTTGTGGTTTACCTTTGGCGTGTGGCTTACATAGATGTCAGAAGAAATGCCATTCTGGGCTATGTGGTATATGCCcagaaattttaaataCAAAGGAATATCTAGATGCCCATATTAGATGCTATTGTGGTTCACAAGATCGAGACACTATCAAATGTAGAGACGTTCATGTTCCCCTATCTGCCAGTCtttctcaaaatttaaaaGGTGAGAAATGGGTAGGTGTGTTTAAATGTGACAATATACGAAATGTTGACTATAAATGTCATGAACATTCCTTCGTCGAACAATGTATTGCGCCACCAACCATAGATGGTACCAAACCGTGCCCATTTTCCCCCAAATTACTCAAAACTTGTCCCTGTGGTAAAACACCATTAAAGGAATTGGTTGAGTCAAGAAAAAAGTGTACAGATCCAATTCCAACTTGCGATAGCCGCTGTGGGAAGCCTTTGAAATGTGGAAGGCATACGTGCCCCTTTATCTGCCACGTAGGCCCATGTATGGATCCTTGTTTACAAAttgataagaagaaatgttCATGCAACCAACAATCCTTTTTGGTCCCATGCCAATTCCATCAAGATCCACAATGTACAACTAAGTGTGAATCATTGATGTCGTGTCGTCGTCATAGATGTACCGAAAGATGTTGTGCAGGTAGACCTCGTGCTGAAgcaagaaagaaaagactGTTTAGATCACAAGACTTGATGGACGAATCATTAGTTGAACCACAACATATTTGTTTGAAGGAATGTAATCTAATGCTTTCTTGTGGTAAACATAAATGTCAAAGGAAATGTCACCCTGGTAAATGTCCACCATGCCTAGAAAGTGATTCTAATGATTTAGTATGTCCCTGTGGTAGAACTATCATTGAGGCTCCTGTTCGTTGTGGTACTAAGCTGCCACCTTGTCCGTACCCTTGCATTAAAGTGGTACGAGGAGAGTATCCGTGTGGTCATACACCAATGCCGCATACCTGTCATCCACTGAATGAACCGTGCCCACCATGCACTGCATCCGTCTTTAAGCCATGTAAATGTGGAAAAGTTGATAAAGTTAGAACGTTatgttttcaaaatgaCGTCTCATGTGGTAAAATTTGTGGTTTACCCTTAGAAAACTGTAATCATACTTGTCAAAAAAGATGCCATTTATTAGGGGAATGCCAAAAAACATGTAAACAAATATGcaagaaaaagagaattAATTGTGAACATACTTGTCTTAAACCATGTCATGGAAAAACAGATTGTCCAGATATCCCATGTTCTGTGTCTATAAAGATAACCTGTGAATGTGGAAGAAAGGAAACTTATGTTACCTGTGGTGCAACTTCTACTATTCCAAGTGCAGCTACTAAGACTCATATTGAATGTGATGAAGAATgtgaattattagaaagaCATCGACAGTTAAAGGAAGCATTTGGTATTGTTGATTCCAATAGATCTACCAGTTTAGAGGTTGAAAAGTTGAAAGATTTGGCTAAAGTTGCCACTACATTCGAAGAACTGCAACTTCCATATAACGAAACAACATTATCCATATATGCTAAGCAAGAGAAGTGGTGTGACCAAATTGAGGAGATTTTGAACAAGCTGATGGATGATAAGGCACGTCCAAGCCTACATTTTAAACCTATGAGACCACCACAGCGTCATTTCATACAAGAGTTTGCCAAATCATTTAACCTGTATGCAGAGGCCCAAGATCGTGAACCCAAAAGGTCTGTTTTTGTTAAAAAGGAGGAGGATGGATCTAGTTCCAAGCCAATTATTTCCCTTCATGATGCATTGCCGTTATATCAAACATTCAAGGAGTTAGAAAAGGAGAGGAAGTTAAAGGAATTTGAAGCACGTACAACAACCAGATTAATTAACGTTGAGGCTCCACAAGAGGATAATGTGTACCATGCGAAGTATTCTGGATTTctaataaaaaaaatatcacCTGGGACCACTGTTGAAGATTTACAAAGGATTTTCGGCCAATTTTTGACCTCTACATTGATAGTAAATCCTCAGTACTTGATTATCCAGGATGGTAAAGATGCTTTAATTTATCCAGAAAACTACCAAGAGATGTCAGCAGGTGTTGAGCGTGACTTAGAGACTCTTGTGGGACATTTTGATTTTATCAGCAAGGAAAATTTTATAGCCGATGGTGTAGAATTATGTGACGTAGAAGTAGCAATGTTGGGAGAACGATTAGAAACTCCGATATTGGAAGAATAA